In Bacillus kexueae, the following proteins share a genomic window:
- a CDS encoding DUF2759 domain-containing protein, which yields MGLVIIFTLVTLLGIFAIFRTLKEKNILGFLFAFGTVAVFGWFTVMTFIYHGYPTAH from the coding sequence ATGGGCTTAGTCATTATTTTCACATTAGTAACATTGCTCGGGATTTTTGCTATATTCCGTACTTTAAAAGAAAAGAACATCCTTGGCTTTTTATTCGCATTTGGAACTGTAGCTGTTTTTGGTTGGTTTACTGTTATGACATTTATCTACCACGGCTATCCAACTGCTCACTAA
- a CDS encoding MBL fold metallo-hydrolase, with product MEWKRIPLGPLQTNAYVVIKGKDCVLFDPGSEGEKVIEFIDSLGLKPHAILLTHAHFDHIGGVDVVREKYQIPVYIHVNEKDWLSDSSLNGSIFFMGSGIAVKEANHLIENEGELQVGPFQFSVLETPGHSPGSVSYYSEEAEAVISGDTLFQGSIGRTDLPGGDHQQLMRSIDEKLLSLPEETAVLPGHGMETTLIDEMETNPFLNGFSLG from the coding sequence ATGGAATGGAAAAGAATTCCTTTAGGTCCGTTGCAAACGAATGCGTATGTGGTGATAAAGGGAAAAGACTGTGTTCTTTTCGACCCTGGGAGTGAAGGAGAAAAGGTCATTGAATTTATTGATTCTCTTGGATTAAAACCGCACGCAATTTTATTAACGCATGCTCATTTTGATCATATTGGTGGAGTGGACGTTGTTCGTGAGAAATATCAGATTCCTGTATATATTCATGTAAATGAAAAGGATTGGCTATCCGATTCTAGTTTAAATGGTTCAATTTTCTTCATGGGAAGTGGCATTGCGGTAAAAGAAGCTAATCACCTTATTGAAAACGAAGGTGAGCTGCAAGTAGGACCTTTCCAATTCTCTGTTTTGGAAACACCTGGACATTCACCGGGGAGTGTTTCATATTATTCAGAGGAAGCGGAAGCAGTTATTTCGGGTGATACGCTATTTCAAGGAAGCATCGGAAGGACTGATTTACCAGGGGGGGACCATCAACAACTAATGAGAAGCATTGATGAAAAGCTCCTTTCCTTACCAGAAGAAACCGCTGTGTTACCTGGGCATGGGATGGAAACGACCTTAATAGATGAAATGGAAACGAATCCATTTTTAAACGGATTCTCATTAGGTTAA
- a CDS encoding SAM-dependent methyltransferase, which translates to MKDRIVKELERHGGKLTYAQYMKMVLYDEEIGYYQQEREKIGKKGDFITTSHYSTLYGWCVYKWFQHLVKEEVIPPVFVELGPGDGAFLRSFYDAWEDDEERFPFTCYVVEKSNNHQKLIREKLPYNNLTIVEDFMPLPPLKGLVFSNELWDALPVHVLEKHGEKIYEVFIRLNESSSLEEIRIPITNSNLIDLINRNCISIKEGHRLEVSLEMLDLLKELNEKITGLFVTVDYGYKEEEFNQPYLKDGTLRGYYRHKLIRNPLSYPFKMDLTSHVNFSLYEKALAHLGWDLAYEHRQAKFLLDLGIINYLKSEDCSNPFSQVAKQNRMIRTLLMGGHISESFSVFIHSKGVQFQQDRLFSS; encoded by the coding sequence ATGAAAGACCGTATTGTTAAGGAATTGGAGAGACATGGCGGTAAACTTACATACGCTCAGTATATGAAAATGGTCTTATATGATGAAGAAATTGGCTATTATCAACAAGAGCGTGAGAAAATTGGAAAAAAGGGAGACTTCATAACAACTAGCCATTATTCTACACTGTATGGATGGTGTGTTTACAAATGGTTTCAACATCTCGTTAAAGAAGAGGTGATACCTCCTGTTTTTGTTGAGCTTGGTCCTGGGGATGGTGCCTTCCTTCGGTCCTTTTACGATGCTTGGGAAGATGACGAAGAGAGATTTCCCTTCACGTGTTACGTAGTGGAAAAAAGTAACAATCATCAAAAACTTATACGAGAAAAACTACCCTATAACAACTTAACTATCGTAGAGGATTTCATGCCACTTCCACCGTTAAAGGGTTTGGTGTTTTCAAATGAGTTATGGGATGCACTACCTGTTCACGTGCTTGAAAAACATGGCGAGAAAATTTACGAAGTATTTATTCGCTTAAATGAATCTTCATCTTTGGAAGAGATTAGGATTCCAATAACCAATTCTAACTTAATTGATTTAATTAATCGAAACTGTATCTCGATCAAAGAAGGTCATCGTTTAGAAGTCTCACTTGAAATGTTGGATTTGCTAAAAGAATTAAATGAAAAAATAACTGGCCTCTTCGTTACAGTTGATTACGGGTATAAGGAAGAAGAGTTTAATCAACCTTACTTAAAAGATGGGACTTTGAGAGGTTATTACCGTCATAAACTCATCAGAAATCCTTTGTCCTACCCATTTAAAATGGACCTTACATCACATGTAAACTTTAGCTTGTACGAAAAGGCATTAGCTCATTTAGGTTGGGATTTAGCTTATGAACATCGTCAAGCAAAGTTCTTACTTGATTTAGGAATAATTAATTATTTAAAAAGTGAAGATTGTTCCAACCCTTTTTCACAAGTAGCGAAGCAAAATCGAATGATTCGCACGTTACTGATGGGCGGACATATTAGTGAATCTTTTTCCGTTTTCATACATTCAAAAGGAGTCCAATTTCAACAAGACCGGTTATTTTCATCGTAG
- a CDS encoding DUF2626 domain-containing protein: MDRMFRVLGFWTGIFAVMFYLGHMPTAALLFFGQTGFFVLLSYLKLSERMYIYIFGAYLTIFFVGFTYWSTFMMIPGQGGH; the protein is encoded by the coding sequence ATGGATCGCATGTTTCGCGTCCTTGGATTTTGGACAGGGATTTTCGCTGTAATGTTTTATTTAGGACATATGCCTACAGCTGCTTTACTATTCTTTGGTCAAACTGGATTTTTTGTGCTCTTATCCTATCTTAAGTTATCTGAGCGTATGTATATCTATATTTTCGGTGCCTATTTAACAATCTTCTTCGTTGGCTTTACATACTGGTCAACATTTATGATGATTCCAGGACAAGGGGGTCACTAA
- the comGA gene encoding competence type IV pilus ATPase ComGA, translating into MVSVEQFSERLIDEACLQKATDIHIIPKEKQVVIQFRIDEEMISKYSISKQLGDRFISHLKFLASMDIGEQRRPQNGALSFTTKNNAVHLRLSTLPTVYHESLVIRILPNTTPKTFEQLSLFQQSTKKILSFINHAHGLIIFTGPTGSGKTTTLYSLLHYAKKNFNRNIITLEDPVETKSEEVLQVQVNERAGITYTTGLKAILRHDPDIIMVGEIRDAETAKIAVRAALTGHLVLSTMHTKDSVGAIYRLLEFGVPISEIEQTLIALIAQRLVPLSCPYCNGKCSPYCKALRTVRRLGVYELLYGRNLQKAIQQARGEEVSIQYKRLKDVIKKGIALGFLYPSTYERWVVEHEEK; encoded by the coding sequence ATGGTTTCAGTTGAACAATTTAGCGAACGATTGATAGACGAAGCATGTTTACAAAAAGCAACAGATATTCATATTATCCCAAAGGAAAAGCAAGTTGTAATTCAGTTTCGTATTGATGAAGAGATGATTTCGAAGTATTCAATCTCCAAGCAGCTAGGAGATCGATTCATCTCCCATTTAAAGTTTCTAGCCTCGATGGATATTGGTGAACAGCGCAGACCGCAAAACGGAGCTCTTTCATTTACAACGAAAAACAATGCCGTTCATTTACGGTTATCCACTTTACCTACAGTATATCATGAAAGCCTCGTCATTCGTATTTTACCGAATACTACGCCAAAGACATTTGAACAACTCTCACTTTTTCAACAGTCGACAAAGAAAATTTTGTCTTTTATCAATCACGCTCACGGATTAATTATATTTACTGGGCCTACTGGTTCAGGTAAAACCACCACATTATACTCTTTGTTACATTATGCGAAAAAGAACTTTAATCGCAATATCATTACATTAGAAGATCCAGTTGAAACGAAATCAGAAGAAGTTCTGCAAGTACAAGTCAATGAAAGGGCAGGCATAACGTATACAACAGGATTGAAGGCGATCTTAAGGCATGATCCAGATATTATAATGGTGGGAGAAATAAGGGATGCTGAAACTGCTAAGATTGCAGTTCGGGCGGCTTTGACAGGACATCTTGTTTTATCGACGATGCATACAAAAGATTCGGTAGGTGCAATTTATCGTTTGCTTGAATTCGGAGTACCGATTTCTGAGATTGAACAAACATTGATTGCGCTTATTGCTCAACGGCTCGTTCCGTTATCCTGCCCTTATTGTAACGGGAAATGCTCACCGTATTGCAAAGCATTACGAACAGTAAGGAGACTTGGGGTATATGAACTTTTGTATGGGAGAAATTTGCAAAAAGCGATTCAACAAGCGAGAGGGGAAGAGGTTTCGATTCAATACAAAAGGCTAAAAGATGTAATTAAAAAGGGGATTGCGTTAGGATTTCTTTATCCGTCTACGTATGAGAGATGGGTTGTTGAACATGAAGAAAAATAG
- the comGB gene encoding competence type IV pilus assembly protein ComGB, with translation MKKNRWKLHDQSQFLKKLSDLLSQGYSLNEAISFTMLHLPNALKRDASYCVELLARGESFRIALEDLGFHRNVLSFLFFAENYGDIKTALMESSRLLTIQVEQTEKVKQVLRYPLFLLLFMGFNLYAVELVIAPQFEAMYQSMSTQASFTTFLLLSVFDLVFFGFLVFVLVCIIVTFYYFFFFRKLSPHSQLNVIIRVPFIRKLFSLYNSYYFSFQMSFLLKGGLSIYESLTLFQQQPMLPLYKHEANHMIEQLADGKKFSDILRESQLFENEIADVTYHGQAISKLDRELYTYSQLVLSRLEQSILKWTRYIQPIAFMIIGILVLIVYLSIMLPMYQMIQTI, from the coding sequence ATGAAGAAAAATAGATGGAAACTACATGATCAATCTCAGTTTTTGAAAAAATTAAGTGATTTATTATCTCAAGGTTATTCCTTAAATGAAGCCATTTCCTTTACGATGCTGCATCTTCCGAACGCTTTAAAACGCGATGCTTCGTATTGCGTGGAATTGTTAGCTCGAGGAGAGTCGTTCCGGATAGCATTAGAAGATCTAGGTTTTCATCGTAATGTATTAAGCTTTTTATTTTTCGCAGAAAATTACGGAGACATCAAAACTGCGTTAATGGAAAGTAGTCGACTATTAACCATTCAAGTTGAACAAACAGAAAAGGTGAAACAAGTCCTTAGGTACCCGCTCTTTCTCCTTTTATTCATGGGGTTTAATCTATACGCAGTGGAACTTGTAATTGCTCCACAATTTGAGGCGATGTACCAATCGATGAGCACCCAAGCATCATTCACTACTTTTCTTCTTTTGTCCGTATTTGATTTGGTGTTTTTTGGTTTTTTAGTTTTTGTTCTCGTTTGTATAATTGTCACCTTCTATTATTTTTTCTTTTTCCGCAAATTATCACCACATTCACAATTGAATGTTATTATTCGTGTGCCTTTCATTCGCAAGTTGTTCTCACTTTATAATAGCTACTATTTTTCATTTCAGATGAGCTTCTTATTAAAGGGGGGATTATCTATATATGAAAGTTTAACCTTATTTCAACAGCAACCGATGTTACCGCTCTATAAACATGAAGCAAATCATATGATTGAACAGTTAGCGGATGGAAAGAAATTTAGTGACATTTTAAGAGAGAGTCAGCTTTTTGAAAATGAAATTGCAGATGTCACTTATCATGGACAAGCAATCAGTAAATTAGATCGAGAATTATATACGTATAGCCAATTGGTTCTATCTCGGCTAGAACAGTCTATACTCAAGTGGACGAGGTATATTCAACCTATTGCCTTTATGATAATTGGAATACTCGTTTTAATCGTTTATTTATCAATCATGCTGCCCATGTATCAAATGATACAAACGATATAG